Proteins encoded together in one Halorubellus sp. JP-L1 window:
- the sufD gene encoding Fe-S cluster assembly protein SufD, giving the protein MSTQVHANLTREQVQEISADLDEPEWLTEHRLEALDALDELDMPDVIRTPGRDWTNLHALDFEALVDPLNAAEDKDRVSDEGVEVLEWSEALAEHEDLVREHFATVVDPEENYLTALSTALFSAGTVIYVPEGVDAEDVKIRTAMNSRSLFNYTLVVTEESSSVTILERQSTGDAVEGERYYSGVVEVVAGENSRVQYGALQNLDEETYNYTLKRGHADTYATVDWIEGNIGSRLTKSSVETYLKGDGSETKTVGAFFGHEDQHFDVAARVWHEGEHTTADLVTRGVLDDHARSVYEGVQDVGRDAWDTSSYQRENTLMLSDESEADASPKLIINNHDTEASHSATVGQVDAQEMFYMTSRGVDPQTAKNMLVEGFFVPVLDEVDVDELREDLSDLVAERLRE; this is encoded by the coding sequence ATGAGTACGCAGGTACACGCAAACCTCACACGAGAGCAAGTACAGGAGATCTCGGCCGACCTCGACGAGCCGGAGTGGCTCACCGAGCACCGGCTGGAGGCGCTCGACGCGCTCGACGAACTCGACATGCCGGACGTCATCCGGACGCCGGGTCGGGACTGGACGAACCTCCACGCGCTCGACTTCGAAGCGCTCGTCGACCCGCTGAACGCGGCCGAGGACAAGGATCGCGTGAGCGACGAGGGCGTCGAAGTCCTCGAGTGGTCCGAGGCGCTCGCCGAGCACGAGGACCTCGTTCGCGAGCACTTCGCGACCGTGGTCGACCCCGAAGAGAATTACCTCACCGCGCTTTCGACGGCGCTGTTCTCGGCGGGCACCGTGATCTACGTCCCGGAGGGCGTGGACGCGGAGGACGTGAAGATCCGGACCGCGATGAATTCGCGGTCGCTGTTCAACTACACGCTCGTCGTCACCGAGGAATCCTCGTCGGTCACCATCCTCGAACGCCAGAGCACGGGTGACGCCGTCGAGGGCGAGCGCTACTACAGCGGCGTCGTCGAGGTCGTCGCGGGCGAGAACTCTCGCGTCCAGTACGGCGCGCTCCAGAACCTCGACGAGGAGACGTACAACTACACGCTGAAGCGCGGGCACGCGGACACGTACGCAACGGTCGACTGGATCGAGGGCAACATCGGCTCGCGGCTCACGAAGTCCAGCGTGGAGACGTACCTCAAAGGCGACGGTTCGGAGACGAAGACCGTCGGCGCGTTCTTCGGCCACGAGGACCAGCACTTCGACGTCGCGGCGCGCGTCTGGCACGAGGGCGAACACACGACCGCGGACCTCGTGACGCGCGGCGTCCTCGACGACCACGCGCGCTCGGTGTACGAGGGCGTGCAGGACGTCGGCCGCGACGCGTGGGACACGAGTTCCTACCAGCGAGAGAACACGCTGATGCTCTCCGACGAGAGCGAGGCGGACGCGTCCCCGAAGCTCATCATCAACAACCACGACACGGAAGCGTCCCACAGCGCGACCGTGGGGCAGGTCGACGCACAGGAGATGTTCTACATGACCTCCCGCGGCGTCGACCCGCAGACGGCGAAGAACATGCTCGTCGAGGGCTTCTTCGTGCCCGTGCTCGACGAAGTCGACGTGGACGAACTCCGCGAGGACCTCAGCGACCTCGTCGCCGAGCGCCTCCGCGAGTAA
- the sufB gene encoding Fe-S cluster assembly protein SufB, with protein MSSDQDHLKETDTEARFEFKKEESSAFQTEKGLTEETIRLISEDKDEPEWMYERRKRALKQFQEMPMPTDWPGQPDLSEVDIEEIVPYIRPDIETRGGAENWEDLPEEIQDTFEKLGIPEAEREALSGVGAQYESEIVYQNMQERWEEKGVIFCDMDKAVQEHEELVKEHFMTKNVPPSDNKFAALHGAVWSGGSFVYVPEDTTVNMPVQAYFRMNSEGMGQFEHTLIIAEENSEVHYIEGCSAPKYSAFNLHSGGVEVFVGENAHVQYSTVQNWSKNTYNLNTKRAIVESEGTMEWVSGSMGSKATMLYPATILKGRGATDNHITIAFAGEDQDIDTGAKVYHNAPDTKSTIESKSISKDGGRTNYRGLVHISDGAENSSTSVECDALMFDNESTSDTMPYMEIQESKVDVAHEATVGKIGDEDVFYLQSRGLDDDDAKQMIVAGFIEPITEELPIEYAVELNRLIELEMEGSLG; from the coding sequence ATGAGTTCAGATCAAGACCACCTGAAGGAGACCGACACCGAGGCTCGCTTCGAGTTCAAGAAGGAGGAGAGCTCCGCCTTCCAGACCGAGAAGGGGCTGACCGAGGAGACTATCCGTCTCATCTCGGAGGACAAGGACGAACCGGAGTGGATGTACGAGCGGCGCAAGCGCGCGCTCAAGCAGTTCCAGGAGATGCCGATGCCGACGGACTGGCCCGGCCAACCCGACCTCTCCGAGGTCGACATCGAGGAGATCGTTCCCTACATCCGACCCGACATCGAGACGCGCGGCGGGGCGGAGAACTGGGAGGACCTCCCCGAGGAGATCCAGGACACGTTCGAGAAGCTCGGCATTCCGGAAGCCGAGCGCGAGGCCCTGAGCGGGGTCGGCGCGCAGTACGAGTCCGAGATCGTCTACCAGAACATGCAGGAGCGCTGGGAGGAGAAGGGCGTCATCTTCTGCGACATGGACAAGGCGGTCCAGGAGCACGAGGAGCTCGTCAAAGAGCACTTCATGACGAAGAACGTGCCGCCGAGCGACAACAAGTTCGCGGCACTCCACGGTGCGGTCTGGTCCGGTGGGTCGTTCGTCTACGTCCCCGAGGACACGACCGTGAACATGCCCGTGCAGGCGTACTTCCGGATGAACTCCGAGGGGATGGGCCAGTTCGAGCACACGCTCATCATCGCCGAGGAGAACTCCGAAGTGCACTACATCGAGGGCTGTTCCGCGCCGAAGTACTCTGCGTTCAACCTCCACAGCGGCGGCGTGGAGGTGTTCGTCGGCGAGAACGCGCACGTCCAGTACTCGACCGTGCAGAACTGGTCGAAGAACACGTACAACCTGAACACGAAGCGCGCTATCGTCGAGAGCGAGGGGACGATGGAGTGGGTTTCGGGTTCGATGGGGTCGAAGGCGACGATGCTCTACCCCGCCACGATCCTGAAGGGTCGTGGCGCGACGGACAACCACATCACGATCGCGTTCGCCGGCGAGGACCAGGACATCGACACGGGCGCGAAGGTCTACCACAACGCGCCTGACACGAAGTCCACGATCGAGTCGAAGTCCATCAGCAAGGACGGCGGCCGCACGAACTACCGCGGCCTCGTCCACATTAGCGACGGAGCGGAGAACTCTTCGACGTCCGTGGAGTGCGACGCGCTCATGTTCGACAACGAGTCGACGTCGGACACGATGCCGTACATGGAGATCCAGGAGTCGAAGGTCGACGTCGCCCACGAGGCGACCGTCGGGAAGATCGGCGACGAGGACGTCTTCTACCTCCAGAGCCGCGGCCTGGACGACGACGACGCCAAGCAGATGATCGTCGCGGGCTTCATCGAGCCGATCACGGAGGAACTGCCGATCGAGTACGCGGTCGAACTGAACCGGCTCATCGAACTGGAGATGGAGGGTAGCCTCGGGTAA
- a CDS encoding ABC transporter ATP-binding protein, with protein MARLQLSQLHAKVAEDDGEQILDGVDLEVESGEIHALMGPNGSGKSTTAKVIAGHPAYEVTDGDVLLHLEQGDFGEDFDIPEDKRTWDLLEMEPNERAALGIFLGFQYPAEIEGVTMTNFLRTALNAKLEEREELFEDDDEAEEAAEEDVGYETSPMEGNVEEGEIGVAEFQGLLQEKMEQLDMDEKFAQRYLNAGFSGGEKKQNEVLQAAILEPSIAVLDEIDSGLDIDRLQDVSKGINALRDEQGTGVLQITHYQRILDYVEPDHVHVMLDGKIAESGGPELAEKLEDEGYDWVREQAYETA; from the coding sequence ATGGCACGACTCCAACTCTCACAACTCCACGCGAAAGTGGCGGAGGACGACGGCGAGCAGATCCTCGACGGTGTCGACCTCGAGGTCGAATCCGGCGAGATACACGCCCTCATGGGCCCGAACGGCTCCGGGAAGTCCACGACGGCGAAGGTCATCGCCGGCCACCCCGCCTACGAGGTGACAGACGGCGACGTACTCCTCCACCTCGAACAGGGTGACTTCGGCGAGGACTTCGACATCCCCGAGGACAAGCGCACGTGGGACCTCCTCGAGATGGAGCCCAACGAACGCGCGGCGCTCGGCATCTTCCTCGGATTCCAGTACCCCGCGGAGATCGAGGGCGTCACGATGACGAACTTCCTCCGCACGGCACTCAACGCGAAGCTCGAGGAGCGCGAGGAGCTCTTCGAGGACGACGACGAGGCCGAGGAGGCAGCAGAGGAGGACGTCGGCTACGAGACCTCCCCGATGGAGGGGAACGTCGAAGAGGGCGAGATCGGCGTCGCAGAGTTCCAGGGTCTCCTCCAGGAGAAGATGGAGCAGCTCGACATGGACGAGAAGTTCGCGCAGCGGTACCTGAACGCGGGCTTCTCCGGCGGCGAGAAGAAGCAGAACGAGGTCCTGCAGGCCGCGATTCTCGAACCGTCGATCGCGGTGCTGGACGAGATCGACTCCGGCCTCGACATCGACCGGCTCCAGGACGTCTCGAAGGGCATCAACGCGCTCCGCGACGAGCAGGGCACGGGCGTCCTCCAGATCACGCACTATCAGCGCATCCTCGACTACGTCGAGCCCGACCACGTGCACGTGATGCTCGACGGGAAGATCGCGGAGTCCGGCGGTCCGGAGCTGGCGGAGAAGCTCGAGGACGAGGGCTACGACTGGGTTCGCGAGCAAGCCTACGAGACGGCTTAA
- a CDS encoding DNA-directed DNA polymerase — MTDSDAGQLSLTDAWSGDDDGDRPDEEAQVVADDVSSGASVVDAEREGLPDADEYLDVAVTQVDYTVDGRGEDEEPVIHVFGREPENRDAVHVKVYGFRPYFYAPVENVDDERIAAFDGLVDYRVEDDDGEPFESIRGDRLAQIFGRTPRDVGNVRDHFDHYEADILFPNRFLIDKDVKSGLRVPAAWNDDETAIRVHHEDVAPTEATVTPRVNTFDIEVYDRNGFPEDGEQEIVCITSHDSYRDEYVCWLQIADETGATTSTDALDYDPIPDEMDYRVETFQEEEAMLEAFLDYVVETDPDIATGWNFEDFDAPYFLDRLDVLASPTHDFDLDANRLSRVNEVWRSGWGGPDVKGRVVFDLLYAYKSRQFTELDSYRLDAVGETELGVGKERYSGDIATLWEDDPARLLEYNLRDVELCVELDRKQDIIAFYDEVRTFVGCKLEDAPTAGDAVDMYVLHKVNGDFALPSKGQQESEDYEGGAVFDPITGVKENVTVLDLKSLYPMCMVTVNASPETKVDPDSYGGDTFVAPNGTHFRKEPDGMIREMVDELLGERENKKALRNEHEPGTVEYETYDQQQAAVKVIMNSLYGVLGWDRFRLYDKEMGAAVTATGREVIEFTEQSANELGHHVAYGDTDSVMIELGPEVDTETAIEQSFEIEEYINASYDDFARDELHVDLDAGEEHRFQIEFEKLYRRFFQAGKKKRYAGHIVWKEGKDVDDVDITGFEYKRSDIAAVTKEVQKDVIERIVYGEDTENIRAYVSGVIDDFLAGEYSYDEIAIPGGIGKQLDNYETDTAQVRGAKYANLLLGTNFASGSKPKRLYLESVHPSYFERVEDELGLDPREDPLYGEFKRDPDVICFEYDDEIPEEFDVDYEKMLEKTLQGPIERVIEALGMSWDEVKTGQEQTGLGSFM, encoded by the coding sequence ATGACAGATTCGGACGCCGGACAGCTGTCGTTGACCGACGCCTGGTCGGGCGACGACGACGGCGACCGGCCGGACGAGGAAGCGCAGGTCGTCGCCGACGACGTCTCCAGCGGCGCGTCCGTCGTCGACGCCGAACGCGAAGGCCTGCCGGACGCCGACGAGTACCTCGACGTCGCCGTCACGCAGGTCGACTACACCGTCGACGGCCGCGGCGAAGACGAGGAACCCGTCATCCACGTCTTCGGTCGCGAACCCGAGAACCGCGACGCCGTCCACGTCAAGGTCTACGGCTTCCGGCCGTACTTCTACGCGCCCGTCGAGAACGTCGACGACGAACGCATCGCGGCGTTCGACGGCCTCGTCGACTACCGCGTCGAGGACGACGACGGCGAGCCCTTCGAGAGCATCCGCGGCGACCGCCTCGCGCAGATCTTCGGCCGCACGCCGCGGGACGTCGGGAACGTCCGCGACCACTTCGACCACTACGAGGCCGACATCCTGTTCCCGAACCGCTTCCTCATCGACAAGGACGTCAAGAGCGGCCTCCGCGTGCCTGCCGCCTGGAACGACGACGAGACCGCGATCCGCGTCCACCACGAGGACGTCGCACCGACCGAGGCGACCGTGACCCCGCGCGTGAACACGTTCGACATCGAGGTGTACGACCGGAACGGGTTCCCAGAGGACGGCGAGCAGGAGATCGTCTGCATCACGAGCCACGACTCCTACCGCGACGAGTACGTCTGTTGGCTGCAGATCGCCGACGAGACCGGGGCAACGACGAGCACCGACGCCCTCGACTACGACCCCATCCCCGACGAGATGGACTACCGGGTCGAGACCTTCCAGGAGGAGGAGGCGATGCTCGAGGCGTTCCTCGACTACGTCGTCGAGACCGATCCAGACATCGCAACGGGCTGGAATTTCGAAGATTTCGACGCGCCGTACTTCCTCGACCGTCTCGACGTCCTCGCCTCGCCGACGCACGACTTCGACCTCGACGCGAACCGGCTGTCCAGGGTGAACGAGGTCTGGCGCTCGGGCTGGGGCGGACCGGACGTCAAGGGCCGCGTCGTCTTCGACCTCCTGTACGCGTACAAGAGCCGGCAGTTCACCGAACTCGACTCGTACCGACTCGACGCCGTCGGCGAGACCGAACTCGGCGTTGGCAAGGAGCGCTACTCGGGCGACATCGCGACGCTCTGGGAGGACGACCCCGCGCGCCTGCTGGAGTACAACCTCCGCGACGTCGAACTCTGCGTGGAACTCGACCGCAAACAGGACATAATCGCGTTCTACGACGAGGTCCGCACGTTCGTCGGCTGCAAGCTCGAGGACGCCCCCACGGCAGGCGACGCCGTCGACATGTACGTGCTGCACAAGGTCAACGGCGACTTCGCGCTCCCCTCGAAGGGCCAGCAGGAGTCCGAGGACTACGAGGGTGGCGCGGTGTTCGATCCGATAACGGGCGTCAAGGAAAATGTCACCGTACTGGACTTGAAGAGCCTCTATCCGATGTGCATGGTGACGGTCAACGCCAGTCCCGAGACGAAGGTCGACCCCGATTCCTACGGCGGCGACACCTTCGTCGCGCCGAACGGGACGCACTTCCGGAAGGAACCGGACGGCATGATCCGCGAGATGGTCGACGAACTCCTCGGCGAACGCGAGAACAAGAAGGCGCTCCGGAACGAGCACGAACCCGGCACCGTCGAGTACGAGACCTACGACCAGCAACAGGCCGCTGTCAAGGTTATTATGAATTCGTTATACGGCGTGCTCGGGTGGGACCGGTTCCGACTGTACGACAAGGAGATGGGTGCTGCAGTGACTGCAACGGGGAGAGAGGTCATAGAATTCACGGAGCAGTCGGCGAACGAACTCGGCCATCATGTCGCATATGGTGACACCGACAGCGTCATGATAGAACTGGGTCCGGAGGTGGACACCGAGACGGCCATCGAGCAGTCCTTCGAGATCGAGGAGTACATCAACGCGTCCTACGACGACTTCGCGCGCGACGAGTTGCACGTCGATCTCGACGCCGGCGAGGAGCACCGCTTCCAGATCGAGTTCGAGAAGCTGTATCGGCGGTTCTTCCAGGCGGGGAAGAAGAAGCGGTACGCGGGTCACATCGTCTGGAAGGAGGGGAAGGACGTCGACGACGTCGACATTACGGGGTTCGAGTACAAGCGCAGCGACATCGCGGCGGTGACGAAGGAGGTCCAGAAGGACGTCATCGAGCGGATCGTGTACGGGGAGGACACGGAGAACATTCGCGCGTACGTGAGCGGGGTGATCGACGACTTCCTGGCTGGCGAGTACAGTTACGACGAGATCGCGATCCCGGGTGGGATCGGGAAGCAGTTGGACAACTACGAGACGGATACGGCGCAGGTCAGGGGGGCGAAGTACGCGAACCTCCTGTTGGGGACGAACTTCGCGAGCGGCTCGAAGCCCAAGCGGCTGTACCTGGAGTCGGTGCATCCGTCGTACTTCGAGCGCGTGGAGGACGAACTCGGGCTCGATCCGCGGGAGGATCCGCTTTACGGTGAGTTCAAGCGCGACCCGGACGTGATCTGTTTCGAGTACGACGACGAGATTCCCGAGGAGTTCGACGTGGACTACGAGAAGATGCTGGAGAAGACCCTACAAGGACCGATCGAGCGCGTGATCGAGGCGCTGGGGATGTCGTGGGACGAGGTGAAGACGGGCCAGGAGCAGACCGGGCTCGGGTCGTTCATGTAG
- the rad50 gene encoding DNA double-strand break repair ATPase Rad50: MRFERVALENFKCYADADLSLSSGVTVVHGVNGSGKSSLLEACFFALYGSAAIDGPRESVIRTGEEECAVELWFEHAGGRYHLERSLKDYGDRVSHDCVLEGPGEETWEGATAVDGAIADLLRMDASAFVNCAYVQQGEVNKLIHATPTERQDMIDDLLQLGKLEEYRERASEARLGVTDVLDNATGRLDELASQVEAKESKDLHERLNALESDLGETTAEIERLEDQVDTARETRDDAQAVLDEHEEKREQLDEIEADVEELESTVAATERERDALKEKIAQRREAVEEHESVLEDRLAESELDAETVRNADGTVDVDAVAVERDALGERVDELQERINELSVEIGSASDEAERLAERADELEAEAEADREEADELAEAVEAAESELADRREKVEELGDEIAEAKAAFEDAPVSLGEAESLVADRREEREDLRGEREDLRATVESLRDRIEEGERLLEAGKCPECGQSVDGSPHVDSLDEDRERLAEKESALEDVEGALEDLADALEDAKALRESEREVSSLEDRRENVQQLLEEKESTIAERRERRESLLADADEHEEAAEDKREAAAAKRETADDLRSDLGSANAEKAEVTDRIETLDAVVDASEALADAREDVRRLREDREQKAELNDERRERLAEKRERKKELEAAVDEDTVAEARAEKERAETYIEKAEGELDDLRATRDDLQSRRGAVENEIEALEDLREQREAARERVEALESLYDEAQDLQEMYGELRAELRQQNVETLERMLNETFDLVYQNDSYSHIELSGDYELTVYQKDGETLDPDQLSGGERALFNLSLRCAIYRLLAEGVEGTAPMPPLILDEPTVFLDSGHVTRLLTLVETMRTEYGVEQILVVSHDEELVGAADELVHVRKDSTTNRSTVEVGEAPTADLLADD, from the coding sequence GTGAGGTTCGAGCGCGTCGCCCTCGAGAACTTCAAGTGCTACGCGGACGCAGACCTGTCGCTATCGTCGGGCGTCACCGTCGTCCACGGCGTGAACGGGAGCGGGAAGTCCTCGCTCCTCGAGGCGTGCTTCTTCGCGCTCTACGGGAGCGCGGCCATCGACGGCCCGCGCGAGAGCGTCATCCGCACTGGCGAGGAGGAGTGCGCGGTCGAACTGTGGTTCGAACACGCTGGAGGCCGATACCACCTCGAGCGGTCGCTGAAGGACTACGGCGACCGCGTCAGTCACGACTGCGTGCTCGAGGGGCCCGGCGAGGAGACGTGGGAGGGCGCGACCGCGGTCGACGGCGCGATCGCGGACCTGCTGCGGATGGACGCGTCAGCGTTCGTGAACTGCGCGTACGTCCAGCAGGGCGAGGTGAACAAGCTCATCCACGCCACGCCGACCGAACGCCAGGACATGATCGACGACCTCCTCCAGCTCGGGAAGCTCGAGGAGTACCGGGAGCGCGCGAGCGAGGCGCGCCTCGGCGTGACCGACGTCCTCGACAACGCGACGGGGCGACTCGACGAGCTGGCGTCCCAGGTGGAGGCGAAGGAATCGAAGGACCTCCACGAGCGACTGAACGCACTGGAGTCCGACCTCGGCGAGACGACCGCGGAGATCGAGCGGCTGGAGGACCAAGTCGACACCGCGCGGGAGACGCGCGACGATGCCCAGGCGGTGCTCGACGAGCACGAGGAGAAACGCGAGCAACTCGACGAGATCGAGGCGGACGTCGAGGAGCTCGAATCGACTGTCGCGGCGACGGAGCGCGAGCGCGACGCGTTGAAAGAGAAGATTGCGCAGCGTCGCGAGGCCGTCGAGGAACACGAGTCCGTACTCGAGGACCGACTCGCGGAGTCCGAGCTGGACGCAGAGACCGTGCGGAACGCGGACGGGACGGTCGACGTGGACGCGGTGGCGGTCGAGCGCGACGCGCTCGGCGAGCGCGTGGACGAGCTCCAGGAGCGCATCAACGAGCTCTCCGTCGAGATCGGCTCGGCGAGCGACGAGGCCGAGCGCCTCGCCGAGCGCGCGGACGAACTCGAGGCGGAAGCCGAAGCCGACCGCGAAGAGGCCGACGAGCTCGCGGAGGCGGTGGAGGCGGCGGAGTCGGAGCTGGCCGACCGCCGGGAGAAGGTCGAGGAACTGGGCGACGAGATAGCCGAGGCGAAGGCGGCTTTCGAGGACGCGCCGGTTTCGTTAGGGGAGGCCGAATCGCTCGTGGCCGACCGCCGCGAGGAGCGCGAGGACTTGCGCGGGGAGCGCGAGGACCTGCGCGCGACGGTGGAGTCGCTCCGGGACCGAATAGAGGAGGGCGAGCGGCTGCTCGAGGCGGGGAAGTGTCCCGAGTGCGGGCAGTCCGTGGACGGATCCCCGCACGTCGACTCGCTCGACGAGGACCGCGAGCGACTCGCGGAGAAGGAGTCCGCGCTCGAGGACGTCGAGGGGGCGCTCGAGGACCTCGCGGACGCCCTGGAGGACGCGAAGGCGCTCCGGGAGTCCGAGCGCGAGGTGTCCTCGCTGGAGGACCGCCGGGAGAACGTGCAGCAACTGCTCGAAGAGAAGGAGTCGACGATCGCGGAGAGGCGCGAGCGTCGAGAGTCCCTGCTCGCGGACGCCGACGAGCACGAGGAGGCGGCCGAGGACAAGCGCGAGGCAGCGGCAGCGAAGCGGGAAACCGCCGACGACCTTCGGAGCGACCTCGGGTCGGCGAACGCCGAGAAGGCGGAAGTGACCGATCGCATCGAGACACTAGACGCGGTCGTCGACGCGAGCGAGGCGCTCGCGGACGCTCGCGAGGACGTCAGGCGGTTGCGCGAGGACCGCGAGCAGAAGGCGGAGTTGAACGACGAGCGCCGCGAACGCCTCGCGGAGAAACGCGAGCGGAAGAAGGAACTGGAGGCGGCGGTCGACGAGGACACCGTCGCGGAGGCGCGGGCGGAGAAGGAGCGTGCGGAGACGTACATCGAGAAGGCCGAGGGGGAACTCGACGACCTCCGCGCAACGCGCGACGACCTCCAGAGTCGGCGGGGTGCCGTCGAGAACGAGATCGAGGCGCTCGAGGACCTCCGCGAGCAGCGCGAGGCCGCTCGCGAGCGCGTGGAGGCGCTGGAGTCGCTGTACGACGAGGCCCAGGACCTACAGGAGATGTACGGCGAACTCCGCGCGGAGCTCCGCCAGCAGAACGTCGAGACTCTGGAGCGGATGCTGAACGAGACGTTCGATCTCGTGTACCAGAACGACTCGTACAGTCACATCGAGCTCTCCGGGGACTACGAGCTGACGGTGTACCAGAAGGACGGGGAGACGCTCGACCCGGACCAGTTGTCGGGCGGCGAGCGCGCGCTATTCAACCTCAGTCTGCGCTGTGCGATCTACCGTCTCCTCGCGGAGGGCGTGGAGGGGACGGCGCCGATGCCGCCGCTCATCCTCGACGAGCCGACGGTGTTCCTCGATTCGGGACACGTCACGCGACTGTTGACGCTCGTCGAGACGATGCGGACCGAGTACGGCGTCGAGCAGATCCTCGTCGTCAGTCACGACGAGGAACTCGTCGGCGCGGCGGACGAGCTCGTGCACGTCAGGAAGGATTCGACGACGAACCGGTCGACGGTCGAGGTCGGCGAGGCGCCGACCGCGGACCTGCTCGCGGACGACTGA
- the mre11 gene encoding DNA double-strand break repair protein Mre11, with the protein MTRVIHTGDTHVGYRQYHSPERQRDFLAAFEAVVADAIDDDVDAVVHAGDLFHDRRPGLRDLQGTVAALRELRDAGVPFLAVVGNHESKRDGQWLDLFEDLGLAERLGDEPRVVGDTAFYGLDFVPRSRRDDLAYEFADTDATHASLVSHGLFEPFAHADWDTKRLLDESTIDFDALLLGDNHAPGTERVRDAWVTYCGSTERASASERDDRGYNIVSFDADAKADAESATDGGDADATGEGVAISRRGLETREFVFVDVDLERGEGTDRVREAVRQYDADDAVVVVTIDGDGEPVTPAPVEELAKDDGALVVRVNDHRDVAVDTEANVSFADPDEAVRERVRDLGLSDAARSIDETVRESKLADSNVRESVEERVQGIVDDDDLDAFAPAPEDADDLDVDETDDELVDAGTDLDDAETDDDDPDDAETDDDDPDDAETDDEPDDDGDEYAESEPAAAAAAPAADGGDGASDGDGDGDGDGDGQSSMGEFL; encoded by the coding sequence ATGACACGGGTGATTCACACGGGCGACACCCACGTCGGTTACCGCCAGTACCACTCGCCCGAGCGCCAGCGGGACTTCCTCGCGGCGTTCGAGGCGGTGGTCGCCGACGCCATCGACGACGACGTCGACGCTGTCGTCCACGCCGGGGACCTCTTCCACGACCGACGCCCCGGCCTCCGAGACCTGCAGGGGACCGTCGCCGCGCTCCGCGAGTTGCGGGACGCGGGCGTGCCGTTCCTCGCCGTCGTCGGGAACCACGAGAGCAAGCGCGACGGCCAGTGGCTCGACCTCTTCGAGGACCTCGGGCTCGCCGAGCGCCTCGGCGACGAACCGCGGGTCGTCGGCGACACCGCGTTCTACGGCCTGGACTTCGTTCCGCGCTCGCGCCGCGACGACCTCGCGTACGAGTTCGCCGACACCGACGCGACCCACGCGTCGCTCGTCTCGCACGGCCTCTTCGAGCCGTTCGCGCACGCCGACTGGGACACGAAGCGACTGCTGGACGAATCGACGATCGACTTCGACGCCCTCCTCCTCGGCGACAACCACGCCCCCGGCACCGAGCGCGTCCGGGACGCGTGGGTGACGTACTGTGGGTCGACCGAGCGCGCGAGCGCGAGCGAGCGCGACGACCGCGGGTACAACATCGTGAGCTTCGACGCCGACGCGAAGGCCGATGCGGAGAGCGCCACCGACGGCGGGGACGCCGACGCGACCGGCGAGGGCGTCGCGATCAGTCGCCGCGGTCTGGAGACGCGCGAGTTCGTGTTCGTGGACGTCGACCTGGAGCGCGGCGAGGGCACGGACCGCGTCCGCGAGGCCGTCCGCCAGTACGACGCCGACGACGCCGTGGTCGTCGTCACGATCGACGGCGACGGCGAGCCCGTCACGCCAGCGCCGGTCGAGGAGCTCGCGAAGGACGACGGCGCGCTCGTCGTCCGCGTGAACGACCACCGCGACGTCGCCGTCGACACCGAAGCGAACGTGTCGTTCGCGGACCCAGACGAAGCCGTCCGCGAGCGCGTCCGCGACCTCGGCCTCAGCGACGCCGCCCGCAGCATCGACGAGACCGTCCGCGAGAGCAAGCTCGCCGACTCGAACGTCCGCGAGAGCGTCGAAGAACGCGTGCAGGGAATCGTCGACGACGACGACCTCGACGCGTTCGCGCCCGCCCCCGAGGACGCCGACGACCTCGACGTCGACGAAACGGACGACGAACTGGTCGACGCAGGCACCGACTTGGACGACGCCGAAACAGACGACGACGATCCGGACGACGCCGAAACAGACGACGACGATCCGGACGACGCCGAAACAGACGACGAACCGGACGACGACGGCGACGAGTACGCCGAGAGCGAGCCTGCTGCGGCCGCAGCTGCGCCGGCAGCCGACGGCGGTGACGGCGCCTCCGACGGCGACGGCGACGGCGATGGCGACGGCGACGGGCAGTCCTCGATGGGTGAGTTCCTGTGA
- a CDS encoding winged helix-turn-helix domain-containing protein — translation MSTNVYDQREDDADEEPTGSWDDVTDLPPSAKLVAKVLEYEDSLTQSQLAEETLLPARTVRYALNRLEDEHVVDSRFSFSDARKRIYTLNVE, via the coding sequence ATGAGCACGAACGTGTACGACCAGCGCGAAGACGACGCCGACGAGGAACCCACGGGCTCGTGGGACGACGTGACCGACCTGCCGCCGAGCGCGAAGCTCGTCGCGAAGGTACTCGAGTACGAGGACTCCCTGACCCAGAGCCAGCTCGCCGAGGAGACCCTCCTGCCCGCCCGCACCGTCCGGTACGCACTCAACCGCCTCGAGGACGAGCACGTCGTCGACTCGCGGTTCTCCTTCTCGGACGCCCGCAAGCGCATCTACACGCTCAACGTCGAGTGA